A stretch of the Panicum virgatum strain AP13 chromosome 9N, P.virgatum_v5, whole genome shotgun sequence genome encodes the following:
- the LOC120688629 gene encoding fasciclin-like arabinogalactan protein 16 has translation MGAPVRGALLLCLLLLAGAAGAAGDAAPQEPTLPAAGAGAGGGPAVGVNSNSVLVALLDSHYTELAELVEKALLLQTLEDAVGRHNVTIFAPRNEALERDLDPEFKRFLLEPRNLKSLQALLLYHVLPARLPSDSWPAASHPTLSGEELELAAGMRVGHAAVTRPDAVLRPDGVIHGIERLLVPRSVQEDFNRRRSLAAISAVLPTGAPEVDPRTHRLKKPAPPVPPGAPPVLPIWDAMAPGPAIAPAPAPGPGSGKHHFDGHSQVKDFIQTLLLYGGYNELADILVNLTSLATEMGRLVSEGYVLTVLAPNDEAMARLTTDQLSEPGSPENILYYHMIPEYQTEESMYNAVRRFGKVRYDTLRLPHKVVAREADGSVKFGQGEGSAYLFDPDIYTDGRISVQGIDAVLFPPGDKNATQTADPHRKPPAITTHKKIKLRRGKLLEASCQMAALFGQRSRFASCQD, from the exons ATGGGCGCGCCGGTGCGCGGCGCCCTTCTCCTCTGCCTCCTGCTcctggcgggggcggcgggggcggccggggACGCGGCGCCGCAGGAACCCACATtgcccgccgcgggcgccggcgccggcggcgggccggcggtggGGGTCAACTCCAACTCGGTGCTGGTGGCGCTGCTGGACTCGCACTACACggagctggcggagctggtggagaaggCGCTGCTCCTGCAGACGCTCGAGGACGCCGTGGGGCGGCACAACGTCACCATCTTCGCGCCGCGGAACGAGGCGCTGGAGCGGGACCTCGACCCGGAGTTCAAGCGCTTCCTCCTCGAGCCCCGCAACCTCAAGTCGCTCCAGGCGCTGCTGCTCTACCACGTCCTCCCCGCGCGCCTCCCCTCCGACTCCTggcccgccgcctcccaccCCACGCTCTCCGGCgaggagctcgagctcgccgccggcatgcgcgtcggccacgccgccgtcacgcgcccggacgCGGTGCTCCGCCCCGACGGGGTCATCCACGGCATCGAGCGCCTCCTCGTGCCCCGCTCCGTGCAGGAGGACTtcaaccgccgccgcagcctcgccgcTATCTCGGCCGTGCTGCCCACGGGCGCGCCCGAGGTCGACCCGAGGACGCACCGCCTCAAgaagcccgcgccgccggtgccCCCCGGCGCGCCCCCCGTGCTCCCGATCTGGGACGCCATGGCGCCCGGCCCGGCCATcgcccccgcgcccgcgcctgggCCCGGCTCCGGGAAGCACCACTTCGACGGGCACAGCCAGGTCAAGGACTTCATCCAGACCCTCCTCCTGTACGGCGGCTACAACGAGCTCGCCGACATCCTCGTCAACCTCACCTCGCTCGCCACCGAGATGGGCCGCCTCGTCTCCGAGGGCTACGTGCTCACCGTCCTCGCCCCCAACGACGAGGCCATGGCGCGCCTCACCACGGACCAGCTCAGCGAGCCTGGCTCGCCGGAGAACATCCTCTACTACCACATGATCCCCGAGTACCAGACCGAGGAGTCCATGTACAACGCCGTGCGGCGGTTCGGCAAGGTGCGCTACGACACGCTGCGGCTGCCGCACAAGGTCGTGGCGCGGGAGGCCGACGGCTCCGTCAAGTTCGGCCAGGGCGAGGGCTCCGCCTACCTCTTCGACCCGGACATCTACACCGACGGTAGGATCTCGGTGCAGGGCATTGACGCCGTGCTCTTCCCGCCGGGTGACAAGAACGCGACGCAGACGGCCGACCCTCACAGGAAGCCTCCCGCCATCACCACCCACAAGAAGATCAAGCTCCGGCGAG GCAAGTTGTTAGAAGCATCGTGCCAAATGGCTGCCCTCTTCGGTCAGCGATCGCGATTCGCAAGCTGCCAAGATTGA